The following proteins are encoded in a genomic region of Athene noctua chromosome 9, bAthNoc1.hap1.1, whole genome shotgun sequence:
- the DNAJA2 gene encoding dnaJ homolog subfamily A member 2, translated as MANVADTKLYDILGVPPGASDNELKKAYRKLAKEYHPDKNPNAGDKFKEISFAYEVLSNPEKRELYDRYGEQGLREGSGGSSGMDDIFSHIFGGGLFNFMGGQSRSRNGRRRGEDMMHPLKVSLEDLYNGKTTKLQLSKNVLCSACNGQGGKAGAVQKCNACRGRGVRIMIRQLAPGMVQQMQSVCSDCNGEGEVINEKDRCKKCEGKKVIKEVKILEVHVDKGMKHGQRITFSGEADQAPGVEPGDIVLLLQEKENEVFQRDGNDLHMTHKIGLVEALCGFQFTFKHLDGRQIVVKYPPGKVIEPGCVRVVRGEGMPQYRNPFEKGDLYIKFDVQFPENNWISPEKLSELEDLLPARPEFPNVIGDAEEVDLQEFDTTRGSGGGQRREAYNDSSDEESSHHGPGVQCAHQ; from the exons GCATACAGAAAGCTGGCCAAGGAATACCATCCTGATAAGAATCCAAACGCAGGGGACAAA TTCAAAGAAATAAGCTTTGCCTATGAAGTATTGTCAAATCCAGAGAAACGTGAGTTATATGATAGATATGGAGAACAGGGTCTTCGAGAAGGTAGCGGTGGAAGCAGTGGAATGGACGATATTTTCTCCCATATCTTTGGTGGTGGATTGTTCAATTTCATGGGTGGTCAGAGTAGAAGTCGTAATGGTAGAAGAAGAGGAGAAGATATGATGCATCCACTCAA aGTCTCTTTAGAAGACCTGTATAATGGAAAGACAACTAAACTACAACTTAGCAAGAATGTCCTTTGTAGTGCATGTAATGG GCAGGGAGGGAAGGCTGGAGCTGTTCAGAAATGTAATGCTTGCCGGGGTAGAGGTGTACGTATCATGATCAGACAGCTGGCTCCTGGAATGGTTCAGCAGATGCAGTCTGTATGCTCTGACTGCAACGGAGAAG GTGAAGTAATTAATGAAAAAGACCGTTGTAAAAAATGTGAAGGGAAGAAGGTGAtcaaagaagtaaaaatacttGAAGTCCATGTAGACAAAGGCATGAAACATGGGCAAAGAATTACATTCAGTGGAGAAGCAGATCAGGCTCCAGGTGTGGAACCAGGCGATATTGTCCTCTTACTCCAAGAAAAGGAGAATGAG gtGTTCCAGCGGGATGGGAATGACTTGCATATGACGCACAAGATTGGACTCGTTGAAGCACTGTGTGGATTTCAGTTCACATTTAAGCACCTTGATGGACGTCAAATTGTGGTTAAATATCCTCCTGGAAAAGTAATTGAACCAG GTTGTGTTCGTGTAGTCAGAGGTGAAGGAATGCCACAGTATCGCAATCCTTTTGAGAAGGGGGATCTTTACATTAAATTTGATGTTCAGTTTCCTGAAAATAACTGGATTAGCCCAGAAAAGCTTTCA GAACTTGAAGATCTTCTGCCAGCTAGACCAGAATTTCCCAATGTAATTGGTGATGCAGAAGAGGTAGATCTTCAGGAATTTGATACCACTCGTGGTTCAGGTGGTGGCCAGAGACGTGAAGCTTATAACGATAGTTCTGATGAAGAAAGCAGCCATCATGGACCTGGGGTACAGTGTGCCCATCAGTAA